Part of the Oncorhynchus nerka isolate Pitt River linkage group LG14, Oner_Uvic_2.0, whole genome shotgun sequence genome is shown below.
AATACACTGGTATGACGGAATACCTTCTATTCACATTCAATCTGTCCAATAGGAGGTCAGCTATTTGTGGGGGTGACAGGTCACAGAGGATCTGTTGCCATCTGGTAGGCAATGTAGCCCATAGATCCTCACTGAAGAATTCCTATGGCAGGAGAAaacatgatcaataacacattaatTGAAGAGTAGCTGGAGAAATCGATTCAGGGGCCCTTTGATCCAGCTTCATCGGAGcgtgtagggtgaagttgcctCTAGACGCTGACTTttggtcagtttagcatttttcCAAATAATGGTTTAGGTCAGGATTAATCCTAGATCTGTAGGGGAAACTTCAATCTGGAGGAGAGGACGTGATCATCTTATAATCAAATAACATTATAAAAACCTGCAGCAACGTAACTTAGAAAACAGAGAAATATAACGAGTTGTTTGCTACGTACAATTATGAAGGAATCGGAGATGTGTTTGTATGTCGACAGAAAATATGTAAGATTTCTTGCCAACTCTCTTTGCTGCTCTTCTGAAAGTGTCGGTGAGCACATCATTCGACCGTCAAATCGGCAACTGACCGGTTATAAATTGTGAACATTAAACATTTCAACAATACACTATTACAACCGATTGAAAGAGTTTTATATAACGACGATAAGTAGTGTTTGTTTGTAGCTCTTCCTCACAACACGACCTCTGAACCGGAAGTAGTCGATTGTTTGGCTGTTAAGGATGTCGGAAGCATGGTGCTTTGTTTATAGGTCGGTGTATATGTGTAATTTGTTGTATAACGATGATTTGTGCACCATATTATCAGGACACAATATAAGTTTAGACATACAGTTAAATGAGTCTGTCTGGAGAATAAAGTTGAAttcctagctagctaatgttcgaGTCACTGTTTCGGGTAGCTTAGCATCAGAGCTAGCTAGTATTACTGTAGCTTgatagcaagctagccaatggcCCAATGCTAGCTCGCCTAAGCCGTATTTTCTACTGTAATATCCTGACAGCTATCTAGCAAGCTAACATTTACACCTCACGGATTACACATACTTGTCGAAAATACCTAAAGGTAATTGTGGCTAGTTAGTTACGTGGCCTCAATGTGTTTCTTGCTAAGCTAGTACCAAACTAGCTAGATTATATAAACGGCGAACTAGCTGGCTAGTTAACTTCTTTGTTTGTCATGACTAGAATGTTTTCCCACAATTTCAGACATACCAGCTGATTTGTTAACATAAATCAattttccttttgtccaggtatcACAATACCGCTTCAATTGATGTCATGACAATTGGGTCAGAATGACATTTGATTAAAACAAATATTTGAACCTAATTTTGCACAACAGTGAAGGCCTTTATGTCCAGTTGGAGGGAGTGGGACGTCAACAGTTTTAGTCCAAGACCAAACCTAGCCCCAGCTGAGGAAGATTCCCCTCCAAGATGTCGGACATGATGTTAAACCTGGACTGTTCTGGCAGCAGAGGGCCCTGTAAGGACTCATCGGGAAGCAACAAACACAAGGCATTCAACGACAGGCGGCAACTCTTGGAGAAAAAGGGTTACCTCAACAAGAAGCAGAACCAGCACAATCATAGACAGGGGAATAAACATCAGGGCCCGCCTCCCTGGGCCAATCGGCCGTCTCAACCCAATGCCGCACACAACAAAAGCTCTGCTCAGACTCAGAATACTCACAGTAAAAGTTCATATCACATACCCAGTTCAGAGCATGCCAGAGGTGTTGCTTCCAAGCCTGCATCATCCACAAGCAGCACAACATCCTTGACCATTACTGTGAAGAATTCCACCCATCCTGAGCAATCCACTTCAACTATCACCCCAGGGCACCAACCCCCACCCACCAGGACTGTTGCCCACTGCGCCCCTGTCCCAAGAGGGTCAGCCCCCTTTTGTAACCCCCTGAAGTACCTTGCCATGGACTGTGAGATGGTTGGCACGGGGCCCAAGGGTCGCAACAGTGAGCTAGCACGATGCAGTATTGTCTCCTATGATGGAGACGTGGTGTATGACAGGTACATCAAGCCCACCAACGCAGTCACTGACTACCGGACTCGTTGGAGTGGCATCTCCTGGCATCAACTGGTCAAAGCCATGCCATTTCAACATGCCAGGAAGGAGGTAAGAAGCCTCCCGGAGGAGAATGTTCGAAGGAGGatgaaaaatgttttttttccacTGAAAAGGACCTATGAGCATATCAAATTCGGTGTCAAATGAAAGCAGAGTCTATATTTTGAAGGCATagatacatttttcaaccattttctATCTTCAAAATGTGATATtagcaaaggctttgatttctggataaacagatggaaaaggggcCTTAGAAAACATGCTAAAAAAAGCATTTAAAAGGTatcagaaatacatcaaaacataGTAATGTAAAGACCCCTGCCAATTAATATCAACACTTATATTTAGTTTTGGGTAAGTTGTTTACCTCCTGTAAGTTTAATAAATATTGCCTTGTAATTCCATTACCAAAGCCCACATGTTTAAAATATGAGGAAGGAGGATAACGAAAGTTCACAGTAGTAACAAGTAATGGTAGACCTACCAATAAGTTATAGTGATTTTACTGACATAAATATTGTTTGAATTATTAAGTGATTCAAACTcataattctgttaccaaatcaGTTACGGAATTACTGCaactgaattggctacaatgggaaatcataaGTCACAAAGTGTTAAAACAGTCTGGATtagcctcactctctctcaccatgAAGCGGTGTCATTCATTTTGAACTGGACTGTTATGTTTCACTAtattggatcactccaatatattGGTATCACTCCGCGGCGGAGGGATACATCCGAGGTGAGGAATTACAGATTTTCTCCAGTGTACACCTGTGTCACGGCTGGGGTCCGCCCCTATACATAGACCCCATGGCCGCGACATGTTGTCATTCATTTTCTCGGCGGATGTCCGTATGGTTTGAAGTACAAACTTTCTGAAGTTCGCTTGGTAAGTCACTAGTAAATCAAatgaaattttatttgtcacatacacatggttagcagatgttagtgcgagtgtagcgaaatgcttgtgcttctagttccgacaatgcagtaataaccaacaagtaatctagctaacaattccaaaactactaccttatagacacaagtgtaaggggataaagaatatgtacataaagatatatgaatgagtgatggtacagagcggcataggcatgatacagtagatggtattgagtgcagtatatacatatgagatgagtatgtaaacaaagtggcatagttaaagtggctagtgatacatgtattacataaggatgcagtagatgatatagagtacagtatatacgtatacatatgagatgaataatgtagggtatgtaaacattatattaggtagcattgtttaaagtggctagtgatatattttacatcatttcccatcaattcccattattaaagtggctggagttgagtcagtgtgttggcagcagccactcaatgttagtggtggctgtttaacagtctgatggccttgagatagaagctgtttttcagtctctcggtcccagctttgatgcacctgtactgacctcgccttctggatgatagcggggtgaacaggcagtggctcgggtggttgctgtccttgatgatctttatggccttcctgtgacatcgggtggtgtaggtgtcctggagggcaggtagtttgcccccggtgatgcgttgtgcagacctcactaccctctggagagccttacggttgtgggcggagcagttgccgtaccaggcggtgatagcccgacaggatgctctcgattgtgcatctgtagaagtttgtgagtgcttttggtgacaagccgaatttcttcagcctcctgaggttgaagaggcgctgctgctccttcttcatgatgctgtctgtgtgggtggaccaattcagtttgtctgtgatgtgtatgccgaggaacttaaaacttactaccctctccactactgttccatcgatgtggataggggggtgttccctctgctgtttcctgaagtccacaatcatatccttagttttgttgacgttgagtgtgaggttattttcctgacaccacactccgagggccctcacctcctccctgtaggccgtctcgtcgctgttggtaatcaagcctaccactgttgtgccgtccgcaaacttgatgattgagttggaggcgtgcgtggccacgcagtcgtgggtgaacagggagtacaggagagggctcagaacgcacccttgtggggccccagtgttgaggatcagcggggtggagatgttgttgcctactctcaccacctgggggcgccccgtcaggaagtccagtacccagttgcacagggcggggtcgagctttatgacgagcttggagggcactatggtgttaaatgccgagctgtagtcgatgaacagcattctcacataggtattcctcttgtccagatgggttagggcagtgtgcagtgtggttgagattgcatcgtctgtggacctatttgggcggtaagcaaattggagtgggtctagggtgtcaggtagggtggaggtgatatggtccttgactagtctctcaaagcacttcatgatgacggaagtgagtgctacggggcggtagtcgtttagctcagttaccttagctttcttgggaacaggaacaagtGTACGTGTAATATCTTGCGTGGAAGTATACTCACTGGCTGTTTGCTGCCTGGAGCAGCTGGCCACATGGCCAGACCCTCTTGAGTGCTCCACTCGCGGTTGATCTGTATTTTCCACCCGTGGTTTGTCGTGCTTGGGTTTCGTTAGCGTTACACTACGACTCCATGTGCATTAATATATTGGTGGCTCTTGCTGCCACAAACTGTAATTTACCTTGCACAACTTGCCGACTGACTTGTAcaatgtgtgtgttgtgaattgcTTTTTTCATGCTGATCCCCGCGCCTTTGTTAATTATCTTACAGGGTTTTCTTCTTGTTCTTTCCCCTGCAGAGTGCGAGTATTATGGAAAACTACGTTGAGACATTAACTTTGGGTTCCTTAACGGGTGTTACTTCATATAGTGCTGTTTTTACTGCTTGAATATTAAACGGGTAGGTAATGTTGGAGTAAAACAAATAAATCAATCCATTACCAGGTTGctgtttttttgtctgcctgtttttcCCACAGGGGTCTTTCCCTGTGTTTGCAGAGGTACTGGGTAATTTATCCCTCACAGGGTTCCTATTCCTCCAAGCGGGTcatgacatacagtggggcaaaaaagtatttagtcagccaccaattgtgcaagttcactCCATCTCACgaaacatggccccattcattctttcctttacacggatcagtcgtcctggtccctttgcagaaaaacagccccaaagcatgatgtttccaccccatgcttcacagtaggtatggtgttctttggatgcaactcagcattctttgtccttcaaacacgacaagttgagtttttaccaaaaagttatattttggtttcatctgaccatatgacattctcccaatcttctggatcatccaaatgctctctagcaaacttcagacgggcctggacatgtactggcttaagcagggggacacgtctggcactgcaggatttgagtccctggtggcgtattGTGTtcctgatggtaggctttgttactttggtcccagctctctgcaggtcattcactaggtccccccgtgtggttctgggatttttgctcaccgttcttgtgatcattttgagccCATCGGGTGAGagcttgcgtggagccccagatcgagggaaattatcagtggtcttgtatgtcttccatttcctaataattgctcccacagttgatttcttcaaaccaagctgcttacctattgcagattcagtcttcccagcctggtgcaggtctacaattttgtttctggtgtcctttgacagctatttggtcttggccatagtggagtttggagtgtgactgtttgaggttgtggacaggtgtcttttatactgacaaCAAGTTCAAaccggtgccattaatacaggtaacgagtggaggacagaggagcctcttaaagaagttacaggtctgtgagagccagaaatcttgcttgtttgtaggtgaccaaatacttattttccaccataatttgcaaataaattcataaaaaatcctttctaattttgtctgtcatagttgaagtgtacctctgatgaaaattacaggcctctcatctttttaagtgggagaactttcacaattggtgggttactaaatacttttttgccccactgtagctctGCCAGGGTGTCAGTGGCCTTGTTGGATTGGCTGAACTTATGGCTTCCCTTTGTGACAGGTGTGATGGTGACATCCCCCTCGGGATCCGCATACCTCGTGTATGCACTGCCTGGGTTTGAGCCACGCGGAGAGGGCGGTGGAGCGCCCTACTGGATGCCTGTTTTGTGTGGTGTTCTCAGAACGCCTGCGCCTGGCGATTGGAGGCCATGCACGAGTGGGTCGGTCAGGCTTGGGCTCAGGCTGGGGACAAGCTTCCTCCCCCAGGAGTGGTGCGGCAGCAAGCTGTTAGTCTGGGCCCAGTGCCCCTCCCAGGAAGCGTGGCCAGAGCCACCGCAGGCAGAGCTGGGACCACCTTGAACAGAGAGCACATGCTCTGCGTCAGGAGGTTGATAGCTTCGGTGGCGGCAACAGCTGTTCCCTGTTGGCCAGTGATAAGCTGTTCCCGGGGACAATGCTGGCACTGTTCACCACCGTGAGCGGGACTACCAGGCTGACAGGCCATCAGAAGCCACCAGCAGGGCTTCATCGCCCCCAGCAGCTCGAGAGGCTATGAGGAGCCTACTCACTCGTGCCACTGCCCGACCCAGGTGCTCATGGCACCAGAGGAAAGGCGGGCCCCGGCAGGACCCCTGATACACCCTTCCACGGCCTTGGCGCTTCTCCAGGTCTCAAAGGGTGAAGTGGGAGGAGGGTGTGGAGTCCCCCTGGGTGTTACCACAATGCTCAAGGGGCACTGATTCTGGTTCCCGGCCCCCGTCCTTCAGGACCTTCGCGtcaccatgcccccccccccagaagTAATCCCTGCGGCTGGAGATTTCCTCACTCCTGGACAAGAGTGCCATCTGCAGGAGCGAGACATCAGTATGACTTGGTAGGTTTCGACCGATTCTGGACCTCCGCAACCTCAATGGGTACTTGGTACTTGAAGGTACTGAGGTTCCACATGCTGTCCCCAGCCTCGTGTTGCAGAACATGTCCAGGGACCAATGGTTTGTGGCGCTGAACCTGAGGGATACGTACTTCCTTGTTCCTATTCACCCAGCTCATTGGCAGTACCTCCGATTAACTTTCGAAGGTACAGCTTACAAATTCATGGTTCTTCCCTTCGGGCTCTCCTTGGCACCCCacactttcacaaagtgcatggACGCTGTCCTGGCACCTCACACATCCCGAGGATTGTTGATCCTCAATTGCCTGGATGATTGGCTGTTTTGTGCCCTGACCAGGACCCAGGTCCTGCCAGACAGCCATGCTCCTGACCCACATCGGCAGGCTGGGCATTACTGTAAACGGCAAGAAGAGTCATCTgacgctcacccagaggtgggCCTTCATTGGCATGGAACTGGAATGAGTCCTCATGAGAGCACGCCTGCCCACGAGAAGGGTTTAGGCGATCCATCTTGCCTTGACCACTTTCTTCAGAGGTGGGTGGTATCCGCCCTGACCTGCCAACGTCTGTTGGGCTTGCTGACGGTGTCCTCGTTGCTTATTCCCCTGGGCCTGCTCCATCTCTGGCCTTTTCAATAGTGGTTCAACGTCCACCGGCTGCACCCAAAGCACCACCGTCACTGCCAGCTGCAGGCCTCAGGGCATTGTTGAGGTGGTGCTGTCGCTCCTTTTTCTCAGGTGGGGTGGAGATGCTGAGGATGTGCCGCCGGGAGCTGGTCAACACCGAAGCCTCCCAGATTGGCTGGGGGGTGGTGACCAAGGGCAGGTCGGCCAGCGGCTGTTGGCTACCCCCTCGGAGCAGCAGGCAGATCAATACACTAGAGCTCTGAGTTGTACTGCTGGCCTTGCGGTCTTTCCTTCCATATCTGAAAGGAAGACGTCCTGGTGAGAATGGACAACACCACAGTGGTGGCTTACATCAACCATGAGGGTGGACTGAGGTTCCACCGCCTTAAACTTATAGCGCAGGAGCTCCTTCTCAGGGCTGTCTAGCGTCTCTACGCGCAGCACACGTACCTGACATCCTGAGTGTGGCAGCGGATATGCTCTCAAAGGAGGGTCCACCACCTTGGGACTGGCGTCTACATCCCCATGTGGTGCAGCACCTGTGGGGCAAGTTCGGGAGGGCGCATGTGGACCTGTTTGCCTCCCTGGAGAATGCACACTTCCCCCTGTGGTACTCCATGTCGGAGCCACCAGGGCCTCTGGGCTTGGATGCTCTGGCTCACGATTGACCAGAGCTGGAGCCCCCCTTTTCCTCTGATCCAGGCTATGCTGGACAGGACCAGAATGGCAGAGCATCGTCTGCTTCTGATGGTCCCATACTGGCCCAGACGACCCTAGTTCAGCCTCCTCCTGTCCCTGTTGTCTGGGACATCCTGGCAACTTTCCCCGAGAACGGACTTGCTGTCTCAGGCTGGGGGATCTCTGTGGCATCCTATGGCCACACCGCCTTGGTCTGTGTGCTTGGCCACTGAACGGCACCAATGATCCATGTTAGGAATACAGGAGGGTTTAATGAACACCATGCAGAGCGCAAGGGCGCCGGCTACAACCGCAGCATACCAGTTGCGTTGGCGGTTGTTCTGCTTTTAGTGCACTGGTATTGAGGTTGTGCCCGAGTCATGCGGGGTGCAGTATGTCCTCCAATACCTGCAGTCTCGCTTGGATGAGGGCTTGACAGCCTCTACACTGAGCGGGTACTTGGCTGCTATATCTGCCTGCCATGTGGGGTGGATGGACAGGCCAGTGGGGCGCCATCCCTTGGTCTACAGGTTTATGAAGGGGGTTCGTCACCTGCGTCCAGCTAGGACCCGCTCAATGGCAAAGTCGCCTTTCGAACCGTTGGAGTTtgcctccctgaaacacttccatGCTCTTTCGGTAAGTTCTGAGTGGTGGATTGACCCCGGGGGGAGGAGTATATCACTCCGCCCCAACCCTCCATTCCTCCCGCAAGGTTCTGTCAGACAGGCATGTGAACATCCCTTTTATCCTGTCTGCTTacgacccccccccctccccagaccagcTCTTTGCTATGGTGAGAGAGTCCTGGGGGCTGGATCGTGGCCCCGATTACGACAGCATACCGCTGGGATCTGTGATGGCACATTCAATACGAGGTGTGGCTGCATCCTTGGCTCTACTGAGAGGAGTGCTCCTCGCTGAGATCTGTGCTGCGGCCCCCTGGGCTTCCTCTTGCACCTTTACTAGGAACTCTCGGGTAAATGTGGCACCTCCCTTTGCAGTTGGTTTAGCGGTCCTAGGGGTCACCTCCCCTTCCGGGGACTGCCGGGACCCCCTTCCACATTGACGGCCCCTGCGTCTTGGTCCCGCACTGTGACTTTGCCGGGTCCCTCTAGCACTGACTAATCGGGTATGTGTATGCCAATATATTTGAGTGATCCAATATAGTGAAACATAACAAAGTTGCGTATGTAACCACAGTTATGTGTGCTATATGGATCACTCCAATCCTCTACGGTGCTAGAGGCACTTAAAAATGATGTAGAGAACTTGTCGCGGCCAAAGGGTCTATATATAGGGGCGGACCCCAGCCATGACACAGGTGTACAAGGGAGTAAATCTGTAAATCCTCACCTCGAATGTATCCCGCAGCCGCGGAGTGATACCAATAGCTCACATAACCATGGTTACATACGTAACCTTTGTTTTTACAGCATGAGTAGATGCACTTGTTTTGAGGTCAAAGCGAGAGTTACATGTAGTGGCGTGTGCatatttgttcatatcctttgctagttagtgagttactaGCCCAATTATTGATAATTTGTAGTCGGCAATGGGGGATTTATTGCTGCATAGAAGAGCACAAACATGAGCATTTTCTTTTGAAAAGGGGCAGTGTTGGCcagttgtattttgagacaggcttgaataaactAAGTAGCCAATatgcagagggtagcataatttgtctgattctctgtaatgcTTTTGGAATAattatgcattttattttgtaaagtggtttcttgcatcaaacaataTAATTTTAGTCACCTTGTCTGAAGGTCAAGTGGattaacaggttaatgtcaagccctgcatgtttttttccaAGTCTCTtgtaatgtaggcctacattgaacacatGTTGGCTGTTGTTTTTGATGGTTGGCCACTGGTAGaactacattatgatcaaatactcacagtagcctacttgaccacTGTTTAAACTTACCTAAAGCGGGTACAgcatcagtgttcacagtaaacgtgcACTGGAAGTTGCACTGAATTTTCACAATGTTCAAGTTTGCTTGCACttagcagacctgaaatttgctcagtgattAAAAAATGATGGAACATtggttgtatggtttgttaaactttgaaat
Proteins encoded:
- the isg20l2 gene encoding interferon-stimulated 20 kDa exonuclease-like 2, which gives rise to MSDMMLNLDCSGSRGPCKDSSGSNKHKAFNDRRQLLEKKGYLNKKQNQHNHRQGNKHQGPPPWANRPSQPNAAHNKSSAQTQNTHSKSSYHIPSSEHARGVASKPASSTSSTTSLTITVKNSTHPEQSTSTITPGHQPPPTRTVAHCAPVPRGSAPFCNPLKYLAMDCEMVGTGPKGRNSELARCSIVSYDGDVVYDRYIKPTNAVTDYRTRWSGISWHQLVKAMPFQHARKEILKILAGKVVIGHAVHNDFKSLSYSHPAVLTRDTSRIPLLNQKAGFPEKDVASLKRLTKALFNRNIQTGKKGHSSVEDAKATMELYKVVEVEWERTLASK